CTCCTCCAAGCCGCAGTAGGAGCCGGTCGCCCGGTACTGCTGCTGCGGGGCGCACACCGGCTCCTCCTTGGGCGCCgagggcagccccggccgctCCGTCGGGAagcggccccgcgccgccgccccggcgcCCCGCTCCTCCTCTTCGGGGTACCGCCGCTTGGCTTTCCCGGCCGCCGCCTCGGGGCCGCCTTCGGGGGCCGCCGTCCGCCCCGGCGACCCGCCGTGGCCGCTGCGGGAGTTTTCCAGCTCCCGCGCTAGGTTGTGGAAGTCCGTGGAGGGCTTGGTgctggcggcggggctgccgccgtCGGCCCCGGGGAAGGGGTGGTGGAGCGGCCCGCCGGCCTTGCAGTACTTGCCGGCCTCCTGCTCCTTGCCGGCGCCGTCTTTGCCGACCGGGGCCTCGGCGGCGGGACCGGTGTCGGGGCCGTGCAGCCTCTTGGGGCAGCGGAACCGGAGGTGCGCGGCGAAGGGCAGCTCGAACTGGAAGCGCTGGCTGCACTCGGGGCAGGCGAAGGGCGGCGACCCTGCGGCCGGGCACACGCACAGGCGGGACGGGACACACAGAGACGGAGGCACCGTCAGCCGCGGCCGGCGACGGGGCGTCCCCCGGGGAGCAagggaaggggggcgggggTTCCCGACGCCGGCCgcctccccacagccaccccggGTGCGGATCCTCGCCCAGCCTCCCCCCTCCACGGCGGCCCCCGGTCACCCGCGGCCGCAGGAAGGTGGTCGCGGCGCGGCCGCGCGGGACACCCACCATTGCTGCGGGCGGGGGCCCGGGcggggctgagcagcagcagctccgtCAGCTCCTTGCCGTACCACACCAGCAGCTCCTCGTCCTTGGCGATGCGGCGCAGCGAGCGGTAGAAGAGCTGCCCGCTCTTGATGTAGGCCTCCAGGTTCTGCTCCTCCCGCTCCCGCGCTGACTGCACCAGCCGCAGCCACATCAGCCCCTCCGACGAGCCGTTGGCTGCCGACGTGTCCACCTGCAAACCCCGCGTTAATAACCGCGCACGGACGGACAGACGGACGGACCGACCGACCGACCGACCGACGGGGtggggccgggcagccccggcagcggcggcaggAGAGCGGCTCTGACATCGCCAGCGGTGGGGTAAAGCATCCCGGCGGCGGAGGGTcccgcccggggccgcggccAGTCCGACGGGGCTGCGCTCCGCGGCGAGGATGCGCTCGGGCAGCGGCCATCGGGGCgaccggcggcggcgggcaaGTTCCCCGGCCGCGGGGCGAGCGGCTCTTACCCGGAATATGTAGGGGACGGTGCGCTTGTCGGTGGACTTGAGGGCGATGAAGGCAATGCTGTCGTACAGGGATGTGTGGCTCAGGACGCAGGGGCcgaaaatggcattttctggAATGTCGCAGGTGGTGTAAACGCTGGTGAAAATGTCAGTCAAGCACTGCTGGACCGTCTTGGCGTCCCCGTCCCATATTCCCCTCTGGACGCCGGCGTCCTCCATGCCTGCGGGCCGAGAGAGGGGCAGAGCGGAGACGTTACAGCGCGGTGGGGCCCTGCCGCAGGGCTGCGAGGAGGTGCGGCTGCGACCCGCcggggaaaacaaaacaaaatataaaaaatagtataattaacaaaataataataataaaaaaaagcgGCAGGCGAGCACTTTCACcgatctggaagaaaaaataataaaggcgGCGAGGAGCTCCGCGAGCGGAGGCGAGGTGCGGGGAAGCTGCCGCGATGGTTTATTTATCAGCGAGCGCGACGGGCGCCGGCGACGGGCAGCGACGGGCAGGCGCTGGGGGGAGAACCCCGGGCCGAATCCTGCCACGGGCAGCAGCCGGGCAAAAAGGGGCCAGCAGCGTGCGGGCCCCCCTTCCCGGCCGGTGTCCCgtcccccccgtccccccccccgcccctgcaAGAGAGGAGCGGGGCCGTCTCCGGGCAGTGACAGAGGAGCAGAGCGAATGGGTTTCAAGTGGCTTGTCATTGTCGCTGATTGCATGTCAGCTCACCTCTCGCTCCGCTCGACAAGAGGGAACGTATGTCTGCTCATTACCATAATCCAGCACTTTCCCTCCGAGactttaattaaaagcagcaagcagaggtAATTATTTTTACCTCGACACGCTTATTTATGGAGGAGGGTGAGCCTCGGCTCCCGTGCCCTGCGAGGGGACGGATGCAGGCGGAGGCGAGGCGGGCGGGCGCAGGCAGCGGGCAGCGGGACGGCGGCCCCCGGCTGCCGGTGcctcccgccgcgcccccgctGCCGAGGCCGGGAAGGAGCTCCGCGCCGGTCTGCGGCTGCCCGCGCCCCTGCCGACCCGGTTACCGTGAGGctgccttccccccaccccatctgGCATCGAAATCATTCATTTTGGGTTAGCTCGGgaataaatctgtttctctgCGTACGCCTATTTACACCCGAAGCCGCTCGCACCGGGCACGGCCCCGCCGAGCCGCCTTTCCCTGCCGCTTTCGGGAGACAGGCGGGTCGCCGGCGGCCCCCAGCAACTTCGCCCTCCGGAGCGGCGGCGTGGGCGGCGTGGGGTCCCGGGCTCCCTCCCGAGAACGCGGGCCGCGGAGAGGGCGCTTTCGCTgcctccccgccgccctccTCGTTACGGTGCTGCCCGGCGCATCCCTTCCCCGAAGGGATTATTTCGCCAAACGAAACAAACGGCAGCGAGCGGCCCCCGCCAAACTTTCCACCCGCCCTCGCCGGACCCCGCACGGCTCCCCACGGCCCCGCACCTTCCCGTCTGCTCGGGTCCCCCACCCCTGGACCCCGGCGCTGCCTCCCCCCCGGCCGCCCTTTGTccgggccgggcggcgccggggccgcTCCCGGAGCCTCCGCCGCCGGGCACCGCATCCCGGGCAGGGCCGCCGCGCCCCGACCCCCCGCACGGCCATCTCCCGGCATTGTTCCCTCCTCCGGGGCTACCCCGCCGGCgcagcgcggcgcggcgcggctccactcggctcggctcggctcggctcggcttGGCTCCCCCCGGCCGGCCGCTGGGCCCGGCGGCAGAGGCTCGGGGGGGGGGATGGCGGGGCCCCTCCGCGGGTACTCACCAGGGAGTGTGGGAATAGAATCCTCGCCCCGACAAGTGGCACAAAGACGGGCTCCTGCCTCCGCTGCCCCCGGCGCTATTGTATCAGTGCCGCTCCATggccggggaggcggcgggccgggggccggggcgcgggcggcggcggggagcgggcaAGCGAGGCGGTGAGGCGGCCGGGGAGGCGAGTGGTGCAGATGGACCCGATGCAGTGAGTGACtggcacacagacacacactttTTGTTTGCTGCACATAATCTGCCCAATGACGCGTGACAGCCCACGTCCCCTCCCTTTAACCCCTTCGGGGGCTGCCCGCTCGCTGCCTGCCCACCCGCCCGCCCCTCACCTGGCCCCGCAGCCACAGGGTacctgcgggggggggggggggggcgcggacACGGGGCgcatccccacccccaccccccgcgcACCGGCCCTTTCCCGCGGCAGACTGCGGGTCGGGgggccgccgccccgggccggccTGGCAGGGTGTGCGggagggggaggcggggggccCGACGGCCGCTCCGCCCGGCACCGGCATCCCGGCGGCCGCCTTCCCGCTCTGCCCTCTCACCTGCCGGGCAGGGGGGAACCCTCAGACCCGCGAATAACATGCCTCCTCGGCAGggcaaaggcaggcaggggtgcCCGTGCGGAGGGGGGGGATTGAACGCCCGTCTCGCTCCGCAGACCCGGCCCTTTCGGGATGCTGGCGGCCGAGGCGGAGAAGGCGCTCGGCGGAGGCCCGACGTGCGAACGGACAGTCTCGGGGGTCCCCTTCCCGGCCGGGATCCTGGCGCGATGCGGAGCGGAGAGCGCTGCCgacggggcggccccggccgggcgcccgccgcccgccgcagcCCTCGCCGTTgccggggcgcggggcagcGCGAGGGCTCGCACCCCCGCACGCGCAGGGCTCATGTATTGACGGACACGCGCGCACATTTGGTGAGCAAAAGCATCCGCAGATGCTCTGTGCCGAAATAAGGTTTTTACCGCATGGGAAAGTGTTTACCGGTTCCTCCCTCATCGCCGTCATTTCAGAcacaaaacagattaaaaaaaataaaataaaaatagaatttaaagcCTCctaaactaaacaaaagaagAGACAAAGCGTTTTCCAGAGGCGAACGCAGCGTTGTTTGCAATCAGAGAGTGGGCTGATGTTTGGCTTTCAAATTCACTTATCCTCTACGTAATTACGATTTTCCTTGCATTAGGATTAAAGGCTGCATATAATATGCTTTCAACATTTATCTTATTAATTCGACAAAAGACAGCGGAGATTgtcataacattaaaaatatgtgagGCTGTAAAAATTTGGATCTCAATTCCTGCCTCAAAGGGGTTCAccccctccccttttcccttttcctgtttttttttttctttctcctcttttttttttttctttttaagtgctGCAGTTCTCGCTGTGTGATATAAATTGTCCGAATGACTGGCATTAgtagaggggaaagaaaacctaCGCGTTATTTTTATTCGCGAGAAATTTAAGGGACACCACGGTACATAAACTATCTCGAAATTGCTTCGACATTATCTCAGCTACCGAAATTCCCCGATACTAAAAAGGACCGTAGCAGCATTTATGGGCATTTATTCAGCCTCCGATGCTACGGTAAAAGTGAATCCCAGGCAACAGCGTCGCCCCAGCCCCGCGGAACAGCACTTTGTGTACGCGGGCTCTTTCCGTGTAAGTTGATGCTTCCAGGCGCCGCGGCCGGGGCGCGCCCGCCGCAGACCCCAGCTGCCCCCGCTCCCTGCGAGAGGCCGGTGCCGGTGCCTGGGCAGCCCGCCGTGCCAGCGGCCGGCAATCACGGGCCGCGGGGCTGGGAGGCGGCCGCTGCCCCGGGCTCACCGAAAAGCCGCAccgggattttttttttatattttttttttgagatgtggGGGCGGACGGTGAAGGTGCGCCCGGCCCCGATCCAGCTGCCGCCCCGCTGCGGGCCGAGGCCCCGGGCGGGGCGAGGGGGCCCGGCCCTAACCGGGGAGAGAGCGGCTGCCCCCGGCCGCATCCCGGCCAGGCCCCGCGCACCCCGCCGGTGTGTGTCCGCCTGCGGGACCGAGTGAACGCTACCTGCCGCCTCCCGCAAACCACTCACAGAACGTCGCGGCACACGGAGGCACAGTGTATGCGTTTATCCTTTCAGAACATCCCCCGCGGACAGCCAAGGGCGACCCGGGCTAAGGAGCTCCAAGCCACCTTCACACGGAACCGCCAGCCGCCTCCCCGCTTGCTTCCAGCCCCCCAAAAGCGCGGCCCCGGCTCCGCAGCACCTGGCGCCGGCGCAGGCCTCCCGCGCCGGCACTGGCCCGGTGAGAAGGGGCTCCCGGGGAAGGGGAGTCCCCGGCAGCGGCCGCGGCGGGACCGGGACTTGGGCTTGGAGGGGGCCGGCGGGCAAGCCGGCGTCCCACGGACACGCGGGGCCGACGGGTGtccagccccgggggggcggccggagctctgctgctccccGGCCGGGACCCCGCTGGGGAGGCAGGGCGGCTGCGGGGGCCAAGGGGCCGGCGATGCTCGGCCGCCGTTATCGCTTAACCTCTCGGCGGGAAGTGCCAGATTTCTGCCCGTGGTGAGTTACCATGGGGATGGCTGCAAAGGACAGAGGAGCTGTCTCTCTGAGGATGTCAGGGCACCCTTCTGGCTTCACTGGAGAAGCCTTCTCTTTCCTCACCAGATTTGACCCgggaaggcaaagggaaaaggGGCCAGGTGAGGCTGCACAGCTTGTGTTCAGAAACATTCCTGCATCCTTGGGAAACGCTGCCTCAAAGTTGTGACCTGTGCCAGGCCTGTGGATGTATGGTTGCTCCTTTGAGGAGACACATACGCAGGCCAGAGTCAGCTCACAGGCGACTActataaagtgaaaaaaaaaaatgctgagaaaataCGCAAGTTCCCAGAGGCGCAGGAGCCCAGCCATGATCTTtcaggcagtgccaggggaCCACAGGGAGGAGGGATGAAGGGATGCCCAAAGCTGCCTTGCTGCCCTCTCTGCCCTCTGCTGtcagaggcagggctggcctgCAGTTCTCAGGGGGAGCGCAGGAGGTGGAGCAGAAAAGCAACTCAAAAAACGAAATGCGGAGCCACAAGCTTTCCTGGTGCCTGAAGAAATGCAGGCAGAATGGTTCTCTTCCCCTGAGACAAACACGGCAGCTAGGCCTCTGTAGTGGAAATAAATGGGGGCCTCAGCTGAATGACAAATCACCATTTCTGCATTTAGCTGTTACCAGGCTTGTGGATGGCGCCAGTCCACAGGAAGTCTTGTACTGGGGCATCAGCAGCATCACTGCCATGCTGCAGACCAGCAAACAGGAGCATGGAGAAGCAGTATTTCTCTCACTGTTAGCAATGCTTCTGCGTAGGCATGAGATCCTTCTGGGACTCCTCAGCCCCGCAACCAGACGGACATTTCACCACCACCACGCCCTTGCCAGGGCTGAGGCACACTGGCAATGTCTGCCCTATCTTGTTTGCAGCTCAGCTCCCGAACAAGCCCATGCTCGCTGTCCCTTCCTATTTCTGTCGACCCTTCAGATGCATCTCACTgatgcttgcagcagcagctgggacgTCCAGGTCAAGTTGCTGCCATGTGACAAAACCATGAAGCCCTTTTTGCCAGACACCAGCTTTGGCTGTGGTTCACTCTAAGAAGGAGCAAACGTTCCTGCTCTCCCAGGAGCCCCAGACAGCCACAGTGGGACTCATTGTCCCTTCCCCACCTGTTCTCATCATGACTCAGAGACGCCATAAGCACCTTGGCTATTTCTTCAGCCCTTGATGGTGCTTGAACTTGCCCTGTACTTCTTTCTGAGCAAATGCAGAAACTAGTTAGAAATATTAATCTGTATATTCACCAAAGGgtcacagaattttttttgtaactgagCAGAAAACAGATCGCTGAGTGTAATATGGGGCAGTTGGTTAAATGGCTAATATATAGCCCCAAATCACTTCCAacttttttctcaaaattatttctctcaACCATggctttctgtttctcctccttACTTGTCATGATAGTAGCACCAAGGTTTAAAACGTGGAAAACCTTCACCAAGCTTTAGCTTCCTTAAAATGTTTAACAGCCTCATGGAGGATGTTACTGGCTATGTGGGACTGAAAAGGGGGAGAAATGGAAGGGGAGAAGGACTGAAATCTACTTCTGCTTCATGTATGCCCTCAAGCCTTTCTGTACCCGTATGCCACCACCAGTGTTTCGTGCTGGGGCCGGAGCTCACCCCACTGCGTGGCTCTTGGTTGCCATCAAGCTTTGGCATGGGACCACACAGAAACCAAGAGATGATTGGCAGCGCTGGAGCTGGTGGCAAAGCCCGAGCCTCTGTAGGGGTGACTGGGGGACAGCACAGAGACTGCTCCCTGTGGGGGATGCTCCTACAGCCCCTGGCCCGGGGGCTGCCCAGCATGGTGGGGCAGCACTGGACTCCCTCTCCTTCAGGAGATCCAGGCTCTGCAGCGTGTGGTAGGCAGCCCAACCCTGGTGTTCCCCTGCTGACCATGTGGCCTGGGTGACATTTGTGTCCCTAAAAACTCACCACTGGGACCTGCTTTCTGGGTTACACATAGACAAGCCTTGGCCAGAGCTGACTGCCCAGCATGTTCCTGTCAGGTGGATGATCCACATCTggggatgtttttttccttccctgggcagcctgcagggctgtgaaggcctctgctgctcccctgaGTGACAGTCCCTAAAGTTTGCAGAGGTTTGCTAAAccctggtggggagggggtggggaaagcaGTGAaagggacagacagacagagggggagggagggaggaaaaaaagaaagatgcagaggATTTCAGCTCCGGCTCTGCTACAGCAACTTGACTTGGGGTGTGTGAAGGAGCCTGAAActtaaaaagatttattttccctAGTCATAAATCTCATCCCGTTGTTCCTCTGACCAACCAAGCATGATAAAGTCCTTTTCCATAAAGTATTCAGTATTAAAGCCACAAAGCTCACCCAATCAGTAGCCATCTGCTTCTCCCATAACTGCTGCTCCAGAAGCAGGGAAAAACAGCCAGAAGAGAAAGGGCACCACTGTTACGGCTCAGGGACAAATGAGGAGGCAATGAATAGCAGTCAAAACCTTTAGTTTGCCTTGTATATCTGTATCTatagagacagagaaagaaaggaagcattATATTGATACAAcaattgtaaaacaaaaaaaggaagaggcatCTAAAGGGCAATACAGCAGGCATCAGAGGGCCCCACGTAAAAGGGATGCGAACAGATTTATAGAAACCTTTAATTGGTTTTCAATTGAAAGATAAAGAGGCCAAGGAAAAAACGGGGAAGAGCGGCCAAGTGATCTGCATTACACCCGTGCATCGGCACCCGATCTCATGCAGCCAcagcatttcttattttgttaCGATTTCCCCGCTGTCGACCCCCCCTCCACCCCGTCCCTCCCTGAAAGCatcccagccagcccagcccagctccgcTGAACTTGACTTTCAGCCGGCTGGAAGAAAGCGACCGATATCGACGCATACGCGCTCACACCTCGCCTCCCGCCCCTCGGGGCTAAACGTTGTGAAGGGCCATCCCCAAAGGATGCCCGGCAAGGGCGGGGGGCAGGGCCTGCCCCTCGAGGGGTGTTTGGGGGGTACCTCTCCTCCGGGGCTCGGAACTCGCCGCGCCCCACTCCGCGCCGCTGCCTTggctacagaaa
The Falco rusticolus isolate bFalRus1 chromosome 1, bFalRus1.pri, whole genome shotgun sequence genome window above contains:
- the PRDM8 gene encoding PR domain zinc finger protein 8 codes for the protein MEDAGVQRGIWDGDAKTVQQCLTDIFTSVYTTCDIPENAIFGPCVLSHTSLYDSIAFIALKSTDKRTVPYIFRVDTSAANGSSEGLMWLRLVQSAREREEQNLEAYIKSGQLFYRSLRRIAKDEELLVWYGKELTELLLLSPARAPARSNGSPPFACPECSQRFQFELPFAAHLRFRCPKRLHGPDTGPAAEAPVGKDGAGKEQEAGKYCKAGGPLHHPFPGADGGSPAASTKPSTDFHNLARELENSRSGHGGSPGRTAAPEGGPEAAAGKAKRRYPEEEERGAGAAARGRFPTERPGLPSAPKEEPVCAPQQQYRATGSYCGLEEGGRLFAPPSPETGEAKRSAFVEVKKTARGPEPDGGGGGPEEGQERASPAAPGAAGSEPGLCPRGGPGGPLAARLEGGSPARGSAFTTVPQLGGGPGGGAEERKSAFSQPARSFPHVPPLVLGQKLGGLGEPCPDGTGAPARLYAAEALAVKLPGGGEAAGGGGGGGGGGGGGGGGLPKQSPFLYTTAFWPKSSAAAAVAAAAAGPLQLQLPSALTLLPPSFTSLCLPAQNWCAKCNASFRMTSDLVYHMRSHHKKEYALEPLVKRRREEKLKCPICNESFRERHHLSRHMTSHN